Proteins from a genomic interval of Ferrovibrio terrae:
- the leuS gene encoding leucine--tRNA ligase yields the protein MSRYNAKAVETKWQAAWNERQAFRAEADPKRPKYYVLEMFPYPSGRIHMGHVRNYTLGDVVARYKRARGFNVLHPMGWDAFGLPAENAAQEKKIHPAAWTYDNIANMRAELQRMGLSLDWSREFATCHPGYYKYQQEIFLDFLKAGLIDRKESFVNWDPVDHTVLANEQVIDGRGWRSGAVVERRKLSQWFLKITNYADDLLDALQTGLERWPERVKLMQQNWIGKSEGARFAFALQDRSDKVEVYSTRPDTLFGASFVAIAADHPLAAEAAKNDPKLAAFIEECRQSGTAEAELEKAEKKGYRINIEAVHPFDPDWTLPVYVANFVLMEYGTGAIFGCPGHDQRDLDFARKYDLTVKAVVAPKGQANVEIGTEAFTETDNTVAVNSDFLNGLDVAAAKRAAIKKLEELKAGEGTVTFRLRDWGVSRQRYWGCPIPVIHCEDCGIVPVPKQDLPVQLPDDVTFDKPGNPLDHHPTWKHVNCPTCGKAARRETDTCDTFVDSSWYFARFCSPRAELPMVQEEVDYWMPVDQYIGGIEHAILHLLYSRFFTRALRDTGHLSLKSGEPFAGLFTQGMVCHETYRDASGTWLEPTEVKKDSGKVVHIRTNEPVTVGRTEKMSKSKKNVIDPGLIIDTYGADTARWFMLSDSPPERDLEWSESGVEGAWRFTQRLWRLVSEPRGPIAAKAAGKPSDWPQAAQELRRELHKTIAALTQDLEQFHFNKAVARIHEFANLLEAARGDDAATAWARREALESLAKLIGPMVPHLAEEIWQALGHDGLLLEQPWPVADADLARDETVTIAVQVSGKLRATIEVARDMAQPDLEKLALANDNVVRAIDGKPVRKVIIVPNRIVNVVV from the coding sequence ATGTCCCGCTATAACGCCAAGGCGGTCGAAACCAAGTGGCAAGCCGCCTGGAACGAACGCCAGGCCTTTCGTGCCGAAGCTGACCCCAAGCGTCCGAAATACTACGTGCTGGAGATGTTTCCCTATCCGTCGGGACGCATCCACATGGGGCATGTGCGCAACTACACGCTGGGCGACGTCGTCGCCCGCTACAAGCGCGCCCGCGGCTTCAACGTGCTGCACCCGATGGGCTGGGACGCCTTCGGTCTGCCGGCGGAAAACGCCGCGCAGGAAAAGAAGATTCATCCCGCCGCCTGGACTTACGACAACATCGCCAACATGCGCGCCGAGCTGCAGCGCATGGGCCTGTCGCTCGACTGGAGCCGCGAATTCGCGACCTGCCATCCGGGTTATTACAAGTATCAGCAGGAAATCTTCCTCGATTTCCTCAAGGCCGGTCTGATCGACCGCAAGGAAAGCTTCGTCAACTGGGATCCGGTCGATCATACCGTGCTCGCCAACGAGCAGGTGATCGATGGCCGCGGCTGGCGTTCGGGCGCCGTGGTCGAGCGCCGCAAGCTGTCGCAGTGGTTCCTGAAAATCACGAATTACGCCGACGATCTGCTCGATGCGCTGCAGACCGGCCTTGAGCGCTGGCCCGAGCGCGTCAAGCTGATGCAGCAGAACTGGATCGGCAAATCCGAAGGCGCGCGTTTCGCATTTGCGCTGCAGGACCGTTCCGACAAGGTCGAAGTCTATTCGACGCGGCCCGACACGCTGTTCGGCGCCAGCTTCGTTGCGATTGCCGCCGATCATCCGCTGGCCGCCGAAGCCGCGAAGAACGATCCGAAACTCGCCGCCTTCATCGAGGAATGCCGCCAGAGCGGCACGGCGGAAGCTGAACTGGAGAAGGCCGAAAAGAAGGGCTATCGCATCAATATCGAGGCGGTACATCCCTTCGACCCGGACTGGACCCTGCCGGTCTATGTGGCGAATTTCGTGCTAATGGAATACGGCACCGGCGCGATCTTCGGCTGCCCGGGCCATGACCAGCGCGACCTGGATTTCGCCCGCAAATACGACCTGACCGTAAAGGCCGTCGTCGCGCCCAAAGGCCAGGCGAATGTCGAGATCGGCACCGAGGCTTTCACCGAGACCGACAATACGGTTGCGGTCAATTCCGATTTCCTCAACGGCCTGGATGTGGCGGCCGCCAAGCGCGCCGCGATCAAAAAGCTGGAAGAGCTCAAGGCCGGAGAAGGCACTGTCACCTTCCGACTGCGCGACTGGGGCGTATCGCGCCAGCGCTACTGGGGTTGCCCGATTCCGGTGATCCATTGCGAGGACTGCGGCATCGTGCCGGTGCCGAAGCAGGACTTGCCGGTGCAGCTGCCCGACGATGTCACCTTCGACAAGCCGGGCAATCCGCTGGATCACCATCCGACCTGGAAGCATGTGAACTGCCCGACCTGCGGCAAGGCCGCGCGTCGCGAGACCGATACCTGCGACACCTTCGTCGACAGTTCGTGGTATTTCGCCCGTTTCTGCAGCCCGCGCGCGGAGCTGCCGATGGTGCAGGAAGAAGTCGATTACTGGATGCCGGTCGATCAGTATATCGGCGGCATCGAGCATGCGATCCTGCACCTGCTGTATTCGCGCTTCTTTACCCGCGCATTGCGCGATACCGGGCATCTGTCGCTGAAAAGCGGCGAACCTTTCGCCGGCCTGTTCACACAGGGCATGGTCTGCCATGAGACCTACAGGGATGCCTCCGGCACCTGGCTGGAGCCGACCGAAGTGAAGAAGGACAGCGGCAAGGTGGTGCATATCCGCACCAACGAGCCGGTGACGGTGGGCCGCACCGAGAAGATGTCGAAGTCGAAGAAAAACGTCATCGACCCCGGCCTGATCATCGATACCTACGGCGCCGACACCGCGCGCTGGTTCATGCTGTCGGACAGCCCGCCGGAACGCGATCTGGAATGGAGCGAGTCCGGCGTCGAAGGCGCCTGGCGCTTCACCCAGCGTTTGTGGCGCCTGGTGTCCGAACCGCGCGGACCGATCGCCGCCAAAGCGGCAGGCAAGCCGTCCGACTGGCCGCAAGCCGCGCAGGAGCTGCGCCGCGAACTGCACAAGACCATCGCCGCCCTGACCCAGGATCTCGAGCAGTTCCATTTCAACAAGGCCGTCGCGCGCATCCACGAATTCGCCAATCTGCTGGAAGCCGCCAGGGGCGACGACGCGGCAACAGCCTGGGCGCGCCGCGAGGCACTGGAATCGCTCGCCAAGCTGATTGGTCCGATGGTGCCGCACCTGGCCGAGGAAATCTGGCAGGCGCTGGGCCATGATGGCCTGCTGCTGGAGCAGCCCTGGCCGGTCGCCGATGCCGATCTGGCGCGCGACGAGACCGTCACCATCGCGGTGCAGGTCTCCGGCAAGCTGCGCGCCACCATCGAAGTGGCGCGCGACATGGCACAACCCGATCTGGAAAAGCTCGCGTTGGCCAACGACAATGTCGTGCGTGCCATCGATGGCAAACCCGTTCGCAAGGTGATCATCGTGCCGAACCGGATCGTCAATGTCGTGGTCTAG
- the lptE gene encoding LPS assembly lipoprotein LptE, producing the protein MSWSSQIRTLAISLLLAGVVAGCGFRPLYKQTGNTDTVRDFSQISIAQPEDRPSQQLRNFLLDSLTPYGQPDRPLYRLEYRLTESVGSVFVTRSEEITRNNLQLSASVSLRDYQTGAIRTSISASSQASYNVTLADYANLVSEKNARERALRDVAEQIRLRLGNYFDRRPEMERRALERQRMEDQRFNPQPPAQPLPAEQRPELQRGLLQ; encoded by the coding sequence ATGTCGTGGTCTAGCCAGATTCGCACGCTGGCGATCAGCCTGCTGCTGGCTGGCGTTGTGGCCGGCTGCGGCTTTCGGCCGCTATACAAGCAGACCGGCAATACCGATACGGTGCGGGACTTCTCACAGATCAGCATCGCACAGCCCGAGGATCGTCCCTCGCAGCAGCTGCGCAACTTCCTGCTTGATAGCTTGACGCCTTATGGCCAGCCGGACCGTCCGCTGTACCGGCTGGAATACCGTCTCACCGAATCGGTCGGTTCGGTGTTTGTGACCCGTAGCGAGGAAATCACCCGCAACAATCTGCAGCTCAGCGCATCTGTCTCTCTGCGGGATTATCAGACCGGGGCCATCCGGACCTCGATTTCGGCAAGCAGCCAGGCCTCGTATAACGTGACCTTGGCGGATTACGCCAATCTGGTCAGCGAAAAGAATGCGCGGGAGCGCGCACTGCGTGACGTCGCCGAGCAGATCCGCCTGCGTCTGGGCAATTACTTCGACCGCCGTCCGGAAATGGAGCGTCGCGCGCTGGAACGGCAGCGGATGGAGGATCAGCGGTTCAACCCGCAGCCGCCGGCACAGCCGTTACCCGCGGAACAGCGTCCTGAACTGCAGCGCGGTCTGCTGCAATGA
- the holA gene encoding DNA polymerase III subunit delta encodes MKLAAREVEGFVKRPRPDIRAILLFGSDAGLIRERAKAIAQSACPDLSDPFRVVTLTGAQLQDDPARLADEAAAMALTGGRRVVMISGAGDRNGKLFAGFFEAAIGDALIVVEAGELTPRSSLRVAFEDAAIGVALGCYADDNRALQGLAEDMIKEAGKKIAPDAMAYLLDNLGADRMITRGEITKLLLYKGDEATPISLEDCEAVIGDSSTLFLDDAAFAAFGGDFNHLTDALTRCEGAGESPVAILRVAQKHGQKLHLAAASREAGNVMDPKRLGVHWTRSAGFEKQMRQWSSDRLMRALEILTDAELMAKSTGMPAASACGDALLRIARAAQVKR; translated from the coding sequence ATGAAGCTGGCCGCGCGCGAGGTCGAGGGCTTCGTCAAGCGGCCACGACCTGATATCCGCGCGATACTGCTGTTCGGCAGCGATGCCGGCCTGATCCGCGAGCGCGCCAAGGCCATCGCGCAAAGCGCCTGCCCCGATCTGAGTGATCCGTTCCGCGTCGTCACGCTGACCGGCGCGCAGTTGCAGGATGATCCGGCCCGGCTGGCTGATGAAGCGGCCGCGATGGCGCTGACCGGTGGCCGCCGTGTCGTGATGATCTCCGGCGCTGGCGACCGCAATGGCAAGCTGTTTGCCGGATTCTTCGAGGCCGCGATCGGCGATGCACTGATCGTGGTCGAAGCCGGCGAACTCACGCCGCGCTCGTCCCTGCGCGTCGCTTTCGAAGACGCCGCCATCGGCGTTGCCCTTGGCTGCTACGCTGACGACAACCGCGCGCTGCAGGGCCTGGCCGAGGATATGATCAAGGAAGCTGGCAAGAAGATCGCGCCGGACGCCATGGCCTATCTGCTCGACAATCTTGGCGCCGACCGCATGATCACGCGCGGCGAGATCACCAAGCTGCTGCTCTACAAGGGCGACGAGGCCACGCCGATCAGCCTGGAAGACTGCGAAGCCGTGATCGGCGACAGCTCCACGCTGTTCCTGGATGACGCCGCCTTTGCCGCATTCGGCGGCGACTTCAACCACCTGACCGATGCGTTGACGCGCTGCGAAGGCGCCGGTGAATCGCCGGTGGCGATTTTGCGCGTGGCGCAGAAGCACGGCCAAAAGTTGCATCTGGCTGCCGCCAGCCGCGAGGCCGGCAATGTGATGGATCCGAAACGGCTGGGCGTGCACTGGACGCGCAGCGCCGGATTCGAGAAGCAGATGCGCCAGTGGTCGAGCGACCGTCTGATGCGTGCGCTGGAAATCCTCACCGATGCCGAACTGATGGCCAAGAGCACCGGCATGCCGGCGGCCAGCGCCTGCGGCGACGCCCTGCTGCGCATCGCGCGCGCTGCCCAGGTGAAGCGCTAA
- a CDS encoding WD40 repeat domain-containing protein translates to MSTAQTAAPGAQIGFRAYLWQFKSGVVAVASAESAGHAGFGLGDGSIALRPFDNPEAETTRRLIAHPDATLLCLAAAPDGEGFVSGGDDGRLMLTTVSGEGQELATVPRKWIEQLAVSEGGIVYGAGKRVGLLNARGEPVATFDDHPSTVTGLAFNPKGKRFAVSHYGGVSLWWCKAETQPAKRLNWKSSHLTVTWSPDGKFVMTATQENEMHGWRLSDSADMRMSGYPNKPRSLSWSKDGRWLATSGAEVVVVWDCKGKGPMGTAPMELNRGAVVTAVAFHPRLGMVASGDVNGLIKLGRVNDETSIDMEQLGRSPVTALTWSRDGRYLIAGGEDGSAGILDFGE, encoded by the coding sequence ATGTCGACCGCACAGACCGCAGCACCCGGCGCGCAGATCGGATTCCGGGCCTATCTCTGGCAGTTCAAGTCTGGCGTGGTGGCCGTGGCCTCCGCTGAATCTGCCGGCCATGCCGGCTTCGGCCTGGGCGACGGTTCGATCGCGCTGCGGCCGTTCGACAATCCGGAGGCCGAAACCACGCGGCGGCTGATCGCGCATCCCGATGCCACGCTGCTGTGCCTGGCCGCCGCGCCCGATGGCGAAGGCTTCGTCTCCGGCGGCGATGACGGCCGTCTGATGCTGACGACGGTGAGCGGCGAGGGCCAGGAGTTGGCAACGGTGCCGCGCAAATGGATCGAACAGCTTGCGGTCTCCGAAGGCGGCATCGTGTATGGCGCCGGCAAGCGCGTCGGCCTGCTGAATGCACGCGGCGAACCGGTGGCCACCTTCGACGATCATCCCAGCACGGTCACCGGGCTGGCCTTCAATCCCAAAGGCAAGCGCTTTGCGGTGTCGCATTACGGCGGCGTGTCGTTGTGGTGGTGCAAGGCGGAAACCCAGCCGGCCAAGCGGCTGAACTGGAAAAGCTCGCATCTCACGGTCACCTGGTCGCCGGACGGCAAGTTCGTCATGACGGCGACGCAGGAAAACGAGATGCATGGCTGGCGGCTGTCGGACAGCGCCGATATGCGCATGAGCGGCTATCCGAACAAGCCGCGCAGTCTGAGCTGGTCGAAGGATGGCCGCTGGCTCGCCACCTCGGGCGCCGAAGTGGTGGTGGTGTGGGATTGCAAGGGCAAGGGCCCGATGGGCACCGCGCCGATGGAGCTCAATCGCGGCGCCGTCGTCACCGCCGTTGCCTTCCATCCGCGACTGGGCATGGTGGCGTCAGGCGACGTGAACGGCCTGATCAAGCTCGGACGCGTGAATGATGAAACCAGTATCGACATGGAACAGCTCGGTCGCTCTCCGGTGACGGCGCTGACCTGGAGCCGCGACGGCCGTTACCTGATCGCCGGCGGCGAAGACGGCTCGGCCGGCATCCTCGATTTCGGTGAGTGA
- a CDS encoding CobW family GTP-binding protein, which yields MSQSLPSSADFSKTPVTVLTGYLGAGKTTLLNRILTENHGKKYAVIINEFGEIGIDNELVVDADEEVFEMNNGCICCTVRGDLIRIIEGLFKRKDRFDAIVVETTGLADPGPVAQTFFVDDDVSRRARLDSIVTVVDARHLPARLKDSREAEEQIAFADVIVLNKTDLVSPAELAEVERRIRSVNRFAQIHHATRCDVALDKVLDRGAFDLNRILDLEPDFLKNNPAHGEAGHVHDDHCGHDHHHHDHGHDHGHHHNPAHGEAGHVHDEHCGHDHGDSIHDTTVKSVSLKLDTPVDSRKFDAWISELLATQGQDILRSKGILDFKGSDKRFVFQAVHMIKDGDFQRDWRSDEDRFSRLVFIGRELDRDALQKGFEGCRA from the coding sequence ATGTCGCAGTCATTGCCTTCCTCGGCCGATTTCAGCAAGACGCCCGTCACCGTTCTGACCGGCTATCTGGGTGCCGGCAAGACCACCCTGCTGAACCGCATCCTGACCGAGAATCACGGCAAGAAATACGCCGTCATCATCAATGAATTCGGTGAAATCGGCATCGACAACGAGCTGGTCGTGGATGCCGATGAAGAAGTCTTCGAAATGAACAACGGCTGCATCTGCTGCACCGTGCGCGGCGACCTGATCCGCATCATCGAGGGCCTGTTCAAGCGCAAGGATCGTTTCGATGCCATCGTGGTGGAAACCACCGGCCTCGCCGATCCCGGCCCGGTGGCGCAGACCTTCTTTGTCGATGACGACGTGTCGCGCCGCGCGCGCCTCGATTCCATCGTGACCGTGGTGGATGCGCGCCATCTGCCGGCGCGCCTGAAGGACAGCCGCGAAGCGGAAGAACAGATCGCCTTTGCCGATGTGATCGTGCTGAACAAGACCGATCTGGTCAGCCCGGCCGAACTGGCCGAGGTCGAGCGCCGTATCCGCAGCGTCAATCGTTTCGCGCAGATCCATCACGCGACCCGCTGCGACGTCGCGCTGGACAAGGTGCTGGACCGCGGCGCCTTCGACCTCAACCGCATCCTCGATCTCGAGCCGGATTTCCTGAAGAACAATCCGGCGCATGGCGAAGCCGGGCATGTGCATGACGACCATTGTGGCCATGATCACCACCATCATGACCATGGGCATGATCACGGCCATCATCACAATCCGGCGCATGGCGAAGCCGGCCATGTGCATGACGAACATTGCGGCCACGATCACGGCGACAGCATCCACGACACCACCGTCAAGAGCGTGTCGCTCAAGCTCGACACGCCGGTCGATTCGCGCAAATTCGATGCCTGGATCAGCGAACTGCTGGCCACCCAGGGCCAGGACATCCTGCGCAGCAAGGGCATCCTGGATTTCAAGGGCAGCGACAAGCGCTTCGTCTTCCAGGCGGTGCATATGATCAAGGACGGCGACTTCCAGCGCGACTGGCGCAGCGACGAAGACCGCTTCTCGCGGCTGGTCTTCATCGGCCGTGAGCTGGATCGCGACGCCCTGCAGAAGGGCTTTGAGGGTTGCCGCGCCTGA
- a CDS encoding methylated-DNA--[protein]-cysteine S-methyltransferase has translation MTKNRATYSLTLPSPLGSLTVFATSQAIVKLDWGGRGAQKASWSADTDTPPEAQALLDEAGRQLAAYFADGKTSFDLPLDPAGTEFQQAVWDFMLAIPAGRTRSYGEAASAVGTGTADARAVGSACGANPIPVIIPCHRILAAGGDAGGYSGKGGLETKRWLLRHEGAYVPSEQVSLF, from the coding sequence ATGACGAAAAACCGTGCCACCTACAGCCTGACCCTGCCCAGCCCACTGGGCTCGCTCACCGTCTTTGCCACCAGCCAGGCCATCGTGAAGCTGGATTGGGGCGGCCGGGGTGCCCAGAAGGCCTCCTGGTCGGCGGATACCGACACGCCGCCCGAGGCCCAGGCCCTGCTGGATGAGGCCGGCCGCCAGCTGGCGGCCTATTTCGCCGATGGCAAAACCAGCTTCGACCTGCCGCTCGATCCGGCCGGCACCGAATTCCAGCAGGCCGTGTGGGATTTCATGCTGGCGATTCCGGCCGGACGCACGCGCAGCTATGGCGAAGCCGCCAGCGCCGTGGGCACCGGCACGGCGGATGCCCGCGCGGTGGGCAGCGCCTGCGGCGCCAATCCGATCCCGGTGATCATCCCCTGCCACCGGATTCTCGCGGCGGGCGGCGATGCCGGCGGCTATTCCGGCAAGGGCGGGCTGGAGACCAAACGCTGGCTGCTGCGCCATGAAGGCGCTTACGTTCCCTCGGAGCAGGTCAGCCTGTTCTGA
- a CDS encoding dienelactone hydrolase family protein, translating into MAKTVTINAHDGGSFSAYVAGDQNVSKGGPGILVIQEIFGINEVMRDICDDLAAQGYVALCPDLFWRQEPGVDITDKTKEHWDKAFALFGGFNVDLGIADLKSSLSALRQLTGGKVGTVGYCLGGKLAFLMAARSDVDAAVSYYGVGLADHTGEVANIKKPLLMHVATEDKFVPKDQQAKVKAAVAGNSNVTLHEYQGNDHAFARVGGEHYDQAAAYAANTRTANFFKSHLS; encoded by the coding sequence ATGGCAAAGACGGTCACGATCAATGCCCATGATGGCGGCAGCTTCAGCGCCTATGTGGCGGGAGACCAGAATGTCAGCAAGGGGGGCCCTGGCATCCTCGTCATCCAGGAAATCTTCGGCATCAACGAAGTGATGCGCGACATCTGCGACGACCTGGCCGCGCAGGGCTATGTCGCGCTCTGTCCCGACCTGTTCTGGCGCCAGGAACCCGGCGTCGACATCACCGACAAGACGAAGGAACACTGGGACAAGGCATTTGCCCTGTTCGGTGGCTTCAATGTCGATCTCGGCATTGCCGACCTGAAGTCGTCGCTGAGCGCTTTGCGCCAGCTGACCGGCGGTAAGGTCGGCACGGTCGGCTACTGCCTCGGCGGCAAGCTGGCTTTCCTGATGGCGGCGCGCAGCGACGTGGATGCCGCCGTCTCCTATTACGGCGTCGGACTGGCCGACCATACCGGCGAAGTGGCGAATATCAAAAAGCCGCTGCTGATGCATGTCGCCACCGAAGACAAGTTCGTACCCAAGGACCAGCAGGCCAAGGTGAAAGCCGCCGTGGCCGGAAATTCCAACGTGACGCTGCACGAATACCAAGGCAACGACCATGCCTTCGCCCGCGTCGGCGGCGAGCATTACGACCAGGCGGCCGCCTACGCTGCGAATACGCGCACGGCCAATTTCTTCAAGTCGCACCTTTCCTGA
- a CDS encoding quinone oxidoreductase family protein has product MVHAIRIHAPGGPEQMKWEEVEVGAPGPGQIRLKTTAAGLNYIDTYHRTGLYKLPLPLTLGMEGAGTVTAVGDGVTDIKVGDRVAYASAPLGSYSEERLMQADRVVVLPQGISDQTAAAIMLKGMTTEYLVQRTYKVKPGDTVLFHAAAGGVGLLFGQWAKALGATVIGTVGSEDKAKLARAHGYDHIINYRTENFAERVKELTKDAGVPVVYDGVGKDTWAGSLDCLSPFGLMVSFGNASGPVPPFEIATLAGKGSLYVTRPTLVTYTAKRADLVNSAKALFDVVSSGKVKVEVPQTYALKDAAKAHADLEARKTTGSTLLLP; this is encoded by the coding sequence ATGGTTCACGCGATCCGCATTCACGCACCCGGTGGCCCCGAGCAGATGAAATGGGAAGAGGTTGAGGTCGGCGCGCCCGGCCCCGGCCAGATCCGGCTCAAGACTACCGCTGCCGGCCTGAATTACATCGACACCTATCATCGCACCGGCCTGTACAAGCTGCCGCTGCCGCTCACGCTTGGCATGGAAGGCGCAGGCACCGTCACCGCCGTGGGCGATGGCGTGACCGACATCAAGGTCGGCGATCGGGTCGCCTATGCCTCGGCGCCGCTCGGCTCGTATTCGGAAGAGCGCCTGATGCAGGCCGACCGCGTCGTCGTGCTGCCGCAGGGCATATCCGACCAGACCGCCGCCGCCATCATGCTGAAGGGCATGACAACCGAGTATCTCGTGCAGCGCACCTACAAGGTGAAGCCGGGCGACACCGTGCTGTTCCATGCCGCCGCAGGCGGCGTGGGCCTGCTGTTCGGCCAGTGGGCCAAGGCGCTGGGCGCCACCGTGATCGGCACGGTGGGCAGCGAGGACAAGGCGAAACTGGCCAGGGCGCATGGCTACGATCACATCATCAACTACCGCACCGAGAACTTCGCCGAGCGCGTGAAGGAACTCACCAAGGATGCCGGTGTGCCGGTCGTGTATGACGGCGTCGGCAAGGATACCTGGGCCGGCTCGCTCGACTGCCTCTCGCCCTTCGGCCTGATGGTCAGCTTCGGCAATGCCTCGGGTCCGGTGCCGCCCTTCGAGATCGCCACGCTGGCCGGCAAGGGCTCGCTCTATGTGACGCGCCCTACGCTGGTCACCTATACGGCCAAGCGAGCCGATCTGGTCAATTCGGCCAAGGCGCTGTTCGACGTGGTGTCGAGCGGCAAGGTGAAGGTGGAAGTGCCGCAGACCTATGCACTGAAGGATGCGGCCAAGGCACATGCCGACCTGGAAGCGCGCAAAACGACCGGCTCGACACTGCTGCTGCCGTAA
- a CDS encoding sodium-dependent bicarbonate transport family permease — protein sequence MALSLSPPRGLRHAAVLMTELLHLAAGNLLSPMILAFVLGAVAAFVRSDLEIPEGAAKALAIYLMFAIGFKGGVAMHAASGWALAGAIMAALALSLALPLIAFVLLRGVWQQNRTNAAAIAAHYGSISIVTFVTAAEFLRSRDIPYEGYLVAMTAVMETPAILIGLMLAGGQKSPGMPDRTSERGALFREVLVNGSVMLLMGGFAIGWITGDAGLAKIRPFVADLFNGALCIFLLDMGLVAVRQGRAARQFPKALILFGLVMPPIGATCGFLAAAALGLSAGGAMLLAVLAASASYIAVPAAMRLALPAANPSLSVTLALAITFPFNVAIGLPLYLTVAQRLFGG from the coding sequence ATGGCCCTGAGCCTTTCGCCGCCGCGCGGCCTGCGCCATGCTGCTGTCCTCATGACCGAGCTTCTGCATCTCGCCGCCGGCAACCTGCTGTCGCCGATGATCCTGGCCTTCGTGCTGGGCGCGGTCGCAGCCTTTGTCCGCTCCGATCTGGAAATCCCCGAAGGCGCCGCCAAGGCGCTGGCGATCTATCTGATGTTCGCCATCGGCTTCAAGGGCGGCGTCGCCATGCATGCCGCCAGCGGCTGGGCACTGGCCGGCGCGATCATGGCCGCTCTCGCGCTCAGCCTGGCGCTGCCGCTGATCGCCTTCGTGCTGCTGCGCGGCGTGTGGCAGCAGAACCGCACGAACGCCGCGGCCATCGCCGCGCATTACGGATCGATCAGCATCGTCACCTTCGTGACGGCCGCCGAATTCCTGCGCAGCCGCGACATTCCGTATGAAGGCTACCTCGTCGCCATGACGGCTGTCATGGAAACGCCGGCGATCCTGATCGGCCTGATGCTGGCAGGAGGGCAGAAGAGCCCCGGCATGCCGGATCGAACCAGCGAACGCGGCGCGCTGTTCCGCGAGGTGCTGGTGAACGGCTCGGTGATGTTGCTGATGGGCGGCTTCGCCATCGGCTGGATCACCGGCGATGCCGGGCTGGCCAAGATCAGGCCTTTCGTCGCCGACCTGTTCAACGGCGCGCTCTGCATCTTCCTGCTCGATATGGGTCTGGTCGCCGTGCGCCAGGGCCGCGCCGCACGGCAGTTCCCCAAGGCGCTGATCCTGTTCGGTCTGGTCATGCCGCCGATAGGCGCGACCTGTGGTTTTCTCGCGGCGGCCGCACTGGGCCTAAGCGCGGGTGGCGCCATGCTGCTGGCCGTACTGGCCGCATCTGCGTCGTATATCGCCGTGCCGGCCGCCATGCGACTGGCGCTGCCGGCGGCCAATCCCTCGCTGTCGGTGACACTGGCGCTGGCGATCACTTTCCCGTTCAATGTCGCCATCGGCCTGCCGCTCTACCTCACCGTGGCGCAGCGGCTGTTCGGAGGCTGA
- a CDS encoding P-II family nitrogen regulator: MAHPRKKIEIIVEAPLQKPVLDWLSAQGVKGWSLFPRVIGGGKHGERSGDDITRAFDNVMIVAVATEPVARVVLDGFHTRFADAVAVVYISDVEVSRADRF, translated from the coding sequence ATGGCACATCCGCGCAAGAAGATCGAGATCATCGTCGAAGCGCCACTGCAAAAGCCGGTGCTGGACTGGCTGTCGGCCCAGGGCGTGAAGGGCTGGAGCCTGTTTCCGCGCGTGATCGGCGGCGGCAAACATGGCGAACGCAGCGGCGACGACATCACCCGCGCCTTCGACAATGTGATGATCGTGGCGGTGGCCACCGAGCCGGTGGCACGCGTCGTGCTGGATGGTTTCCACACCCGCTTCGCCGATGCGGTGGCGGTGGTCTACATCTCTGATGTCGAAGTCTCGCGCGCGGATCGTTTTTGA
- a CDS encoding HugZ family protein, with amino-acid sequence MTKLPVDTKSPAQQARAVARACRTASLATTMSGQNGQPYASLVLVAFDHDAAPLLLISRLAEHTKNLISNDRASLLCDGTAGFAEPLTGPRVSLLGRAVKTEDPRHRARFLARHPSAEMYAGFGDFAFYRLAVERAHIVAGFGKIHWLDDYTYAGESDRLIDAEAGILEHMNADHADAVQLYASRLLGRAGDGWSLCGIDAEGCDLIRADEDHGGELARLNFGKTIATAEDARIELVRLVKQARNA; translated from the coding sequence ATGACCAAGCTTCCGGTCGATACCAAATCCCCCGCGCAGCAGGCCCGCGCGGTGGCGCGCGCCTGCAGGACCGCCAGCCTGGCGACGACGATGAGCGGTCAGAACGGGCAACCTTACGCATCGCTGGTGCTGGTGGCCTTTGACCATGATGCGGCGCCGCTCCTGCTGATCTCGCGGCTGGCCGAGCATACCAAGAACCTGATCAGCAACGACCGCGCGTCGCTGCTCTGCGACGGTACGGCCGGCTTCGCCGAACCTCTGACCGGCCCGCGCGTGTCGCTGCTCGGCCGCGCGGTGAAGACCGAGGATCCGCGCCACCGCGCCCGTTTCCTGGCGCGGCATCCCTCGGCCGAAATGTATGCCGGCTTCGGCGATTTCGCCTTCTATCGGCTCGCCGTCGAGCGCGCGCATATCGTGGCCGGCTTTGGCAAAATCCACTGGCTCGACGATTATACATACGCTGGCGAATCCGACAGGCTGATCGATGCGGAAGCCGGCATCCTCGAACATATGAACGCCGACCATGCCGATGCCGTGCAGCTCTATGCTTCGAGGCTGCTCGGCCGTGCCGGCGATGGCTGGAGCCTGTGCGGCATTGATGCCGAAGGCTGCGACCTGATCAGGGCCGATGAAGACCATGGCGGCGAACTGGCGCGGTTGAATTTCGGC